In one bacterium genomic region, the following are encoded:
- a CDS encoding DUF4040 domain-containing protein produces the protein MISALIPLIGLMICGAIIALETKDILSGVISLGIIGFALTIIFLILQAPDLAIVQIIIETLTLIILIAAVLKTTRKDTIESIKVRKVVLWICGFVCVAAFVFASIKAFGDISAFGSPVLRMADYYINYGVNATGAVNLVAAVILDFRGYDTLGEATVLFTSVAGVVAVLRKNGRV, from the coding sequence ATGATTTCTGCCCTCATCCCCCTTATTGGATTGATGATATGCGGGGCAATTATTGCGCTTGAAACAAAGGATATTCTTTCAGGTGTTATTTCTCTTGGTATCATAGGATTTGCATTGACTATTATTTTTCTTATTCTGCAGGCACCTGATCTTGCAATTGTCCAGATAATAATTGAAACTCTGACTTTGATAATCCTTATTGCTGCTGTATTAAAGACAACACGAAAGGATACCATTGAGAGCATTAAAGTTAGAAAAGTTGTTTTGTGGATATGCGGTTTTGTTTGTGTTGCAGCTTTTGTTTTTGCAAGCATTAAAGCATTCGGAGATATCTCTGCTTTTGGCAGCCCTGTTTTAAGAATGGCGGATTATTATATAAACTATGGTGTCAATGCAACCGGAGCAGTTAATCTGGTTGCAGCAGTTATTCTTGATTTTCGCGGTTATGATACACTCGGAGAGGCAACAGTTCTTTTTACATCAGTCGCCGGAGTTGTAGCTGTGTTAAGAAAGAATGGGAGGGTGTAG
- a CDS encoding NADH-quinone oxidoreductase subunit K, giving the protein MIEFVLAVVLFAIGLYGVIVKRNLIKIIISLMIMEYAINLFLALIGYRTGGVPPIVDIGNQHALYVDPLPQALVLTAIVIGLGTTALLVSFAVRIFEKYDTFDVRKIRKLRG; this is encoded by the coding sequence ATGATAGAGTTCGTACTGGCTGTTGTACTCTTTGCCATTGGACTTTACGGAGTAATTGTTAAGAGAAATCTGATAAAAATTATTATCAGCCTTATGATTATGGAGTATGCAATTAATCTGTTTCTTGCTCTTATAGGATATAGAACCGGAGGAGTGCCGCCTATTGTAGATATAGGGAATCAGCATGCTTTATATGTTGATCCTCTTCCACAGGCCCTTGTATTAACAGCAATAGTTATCGGCCTGGGAACTACGGCACTTCTTGTTTCTTTTGCAGTAAGAATTTTTGAAAAATATGATACTTTTGATGTTCGTAAAATCAGGAAACTACGCGGATGA
- a CDS encoding cation:proton antiporter (subunit B of antiporter complex involved in resistance to high concentrations of Na+, K+, Li+ and/or alkali), translated as MTLIVKKISQIMAPSIFVLGFYVISHGHLTPGGGFAGGVLIAGCFVLLILAYGSERAKSLIYKERASLIESGGIFAFLFIAILGLIQGTYFFLNIFSKTNPGVHAGALFSGGIIPLCNLAIGIEVAAALFAIFINFAIVRVGEKL; from the coding sequence ATGACTTTGATAGTAAAAAAGATCAGTCAGATTATGGCGCCGTCTATATTTGTACTGGGTTTCTATGTCATTTCTCACGGCCATTTGACACCAGGCGGTGGATTTGCAGGGGGCGTACTTATAGCAGGGTGTTTTGTGCTGTTAATTCTGGCGTACGGTTCGGAAAGAGCAAAGAGCCTGATTTACAAAGAAAGAGCATCCTTAATTGAGAGCGGCGGTATATTTGCTTTTCTATTTATTGCTATTTTGGGGTTAATTCAGGGCACTTATTTTTTTCTGAATATTTTTTCAAAAACAAATCCGGGCGTGCATGCAGGAGCTCTTTTCAGCGGCGGAATAATTCCGCTTTGTAATCTTGCAATAGGTATTGAAGTGGCTGCTGCTTTATTTGCAATTTTTATCAATTTTGCAATTGTTAGAGTAGGAGAGAAATTATGA